One part of the Chryseobacterium mulctrae genome encodes these proteins:
- a CDS encoding DUF4268 domain-containing protein: protein MFSKEEAQQLKKEFWTAFGKSFPRKWLLYNTKIKDFSFKFYADKKKAEVSLDIEMKDEVFRDAYYNKIWSLEDILKDFVGDFHKEEFYTLENGKVISRIWVEKEGISVFNKNSWREAFEFFVEKMDGFERFYYEYEDFIKDV from the coding sequence ATGTTCAGTAAAGAAGAAGCACAGCAATTAAAAAAAGAATTTTGGACGGCTTTCGGAAAATCGTTTCCGAGAAAATGGCTTTTGTATAATACCAAAATCAAGGATTTTTCATTTAAATTTTATGCAGATAAGAAGAAAGCGGAAGTTTCTTTGGATATCGAAATGAAAGATGAAGTTTTCAGAGATGCGTATTACAATAAAATCTGGTCGTTGGAAGATATTCTTAAAGATTTTGTTGGTGATTTTCATAAAGAAGAATTTTATACTTTAGAAAACGGAAAAGTTATCAGCAGAATCTGGGTTGAAAAAGAAGGAATTTCTGTTTTCAATAAAAATTCATGGCGAGAAGCTTTTGAGTTTTTTGTTGAAAAAATGGATGGCTTTGAGAGGTTTTATTACGAGTATGAAGATTTTATAAAGGATGTTTAA
- a CDS encoding phosphoadenylyl-sulfate reductase — protein MFSKEDIDTLQQLTLEEGLQFISSKFSEGVVFSTSLGQEDQVITDAIFKNNLPIKVFTLDTGRLFYEHYDLLSKNNSRYQKKTEVYFPEASDVEKYLTEKGVNGFYHSVENRKECCFIRKVKPLNRALENAKVWITGLRSEQSENRENMPILEWDEDRKLYKYNPLINWNYQDVLDYLEQNKVQELSLHKKGFISVGCQPCTRAIEEGENPRAGRWWWETSQKECGLHSH, from the coding sequence ATGTTTTCAAAAGAGGATATAGATACTTTGCAGCAGCTTACATTGGAGGAAGGATTACAGTTTATTTCCTCTAAATTTTCAGAAGGGGTTGTTTTCTCAACCTCGCTTGGTCAGGAAGATCAGGTTATTACAGATGCTATTTTCAAAAATAATTTACCGATAAAAGTTTTCACCTTAGATACAGGAAGACTTTTCTATGAGCATTACGATTTGCTTTCAAAAAATAATTCGCGCTATCAAAAGAAAACTGAAGTTTACTTTCCCGAAGCTTCTGATGTTGAAAAATATTTGACGGAAAAAGGAGTAAACGGTTTTTATCATTCCGTTGAAAACAGAAAAGAGTGTTGCTTTATCCGAAAGGTAAAACCCTTGAATCGTGCCTTGGAAAATGCCAAAGTATGGATTACCGGTTTGCGCTCCGAACAATCTGAAAACCGTGAAAATATGCCAATTTTGGAGTGGGATGAAGACAGAAAACTATACAAATACAATCCATTGATCAACTGGAATTATCAGGATGTTCTGGATTATTTAGAACAAAATAAAGTTCAGGAGTTGTCTTTACATAAAAAAGGTTTCATCAGTGTAGGTTGTCAACCCTGTACAAGAGCCATCGAAGAAGGTGAAAATCCGAGAGCCGGAAGATGGTGGTGGGAAACTTCACAAAAAGAATGCGGTCTGCATTCACATTAA
- a CDS encoding ABC transporter ATP-binding protein produces the protein MLEIKNISVSFKDKNVLQNLNLEIEEGIILGILGKNGAGKTTLFESLYQSQKYNGEILWQNQKLFRQNISYLETENYFYPYITGREYLSYFAKDKLPKTIELAEKFQLPLDKYVQYYSSGMKKKLALIGMLMLDKPINILDEPFNGVDFEGVHLLYDIIRELKQSNKMVIISSHIIETLFHTCDRIVTLENGFISNIFEKSDFEKLNHFKFV, from the coding sequence ATGTTGGAAATTAAAAATATATCGGTCAGTTTTAAAGATAAAAATGTTCTTCAAAATTTAAATTTAGAAATTGAAGAAGGTATTATTTTAGGCATTCTCGGGAAAAACGGAGCTGGAAAAACGACACTGTTTGAATCTTTATATCAAAGTCAGAAATACAATGGTGAAATTTTGTGGCAAAACCAGAAACTTTTCCGTCAAAATATCTCTTACTTGGAAACGGAAAATTATTTCTATCCTTACATTACAGGAAGGGAATATCTTTCTTATTTCGCAAAAGATAAACTTCCGAAAACTATAGAATTGGCTGAAAAATTTCAACTTCCGTTAGATAAATATGTTCAATATTATTCGAGTGGAATGAAAAAAAAACTGGCTTTAATCGGAATGTTGATGCTCGATAAACCTATTAATATTTTAGACGAACCGTTTAACGGAGTCGATTTTGAAGGTGTTCATTTATTGTATGACATCATCCGTGAATTGAAGCAAAGTAATAAAATGGTGATTATAAGTTCGCATATTATCGAAACACTTTTCCATACTTGTGACCGAATCGTTACTTTAGAAAATGGATTCATCAGCAATATTTTTGAAAAATCTGATTTTGAAAAACTGAATCATTTTAAATTTGTTTAA
- a CDS encoding YwqG family protein, translating to MIPEFLNEFKTQLEKYKLETIKISATPLENGESLQISDSKFLGKPYLPKEMEYPKDKENKPMVLWTQINFADVPVLDGYTDQGILQFFVSAEWFDMDDYKVVFHDNITEEFQTDFSFLTEEMYEESPIYREHKLDFSKEIEYGSSEDFRFDMRFNDKDYWDFQETLTKNQTEEIEKIIDGTGHKIGGYAYFTQADIRDCNKNLKQDLLLLQIDTDDEIMFGDSGVANFFINPEDLKNKRFEKAWFNWDCC from the coding sequence ATGATACCAGAGTTCCTCAATGAGTTTAAAACTCAGCTTGAAAAATACAAGCTTGAAACAATAAAAATTTCTGCCACACCTCTTGAAAACGGAGAATCTCTTCAAATTTCTGACAGTAAGTTTTTAGGAAAACCTTATTTACCAAAAGAGATGGAATACCCTAAAGACAAAGAAAACAAACCAATGGTTCTTTGGACGCAAATCAATTTTGCGGATGTTCCGGTTCTTGATGGTTATACTGATCAGGGAATATTGCAATTTTTTGTATCTGCCGAATGGTTTGATATGGATGATTACAAAGTTGTTTTTCATGACAATATCACTGAAGAGTTTCAAACTGATTTTTCTTTTTTAACAGAAGAAATGTATGAAGAGTCACCAATTTATCGTGAACATAAACTCGATTTCAGTAAAGAAATTGAATATGGAAGTTCTGAAGATTTTCGATTTGATATGAGGTTTAATGATAAAGATTATTGGGATTTTCAAGAAACGCTTACAAAAAACCAAACAGAAGAAATAGAAAAAATTATTGATGGAACGGGGCACAAAATAGGAGGTTATGCCTATTTTACTCAGGCAGACATTAGAGATTGCAACAAAAATCTTAAGCAAGATTTGCTCTTATTACAGATTGATACTGATGATGAAATCATGTTTGGAGATTCTGGTGTTGCCAATTTTTTCATCAATCCGGAAGACTTAAAAAACAAACGTTTTGAAAAAGCTTGGTTTAATTGGGATTGTTGCTAA
- a CDS encoding YceI family protein, giving the protein MKKIGVIALASLGLLLASCGDKKEAATAGQEQTVAEKQGDVFTVDAAASKVNWKAFHKGGFAPRWGTLAISTGELSVADNQLASGEFVIDMKSIKVDPASVTEKDKKYTDLEGHLKNADFFDVEKHPTADFKITKVEDLAAGAQNAVEGANKTVSGNLTLLGKTMNVTFPAKVEIVDKSATLKAQFTVNRADWGIKFGTDETDPAEWMISKDIEIGIDVKAAQK; this is encoded by the coding sequence ATGAAGAAAATTGGCGTAATCGCTTTGGCAAGTTTAGGTTTACTTCTTGCATCGTGTGGTGATAAAAAAGAAGCTGCAACTGCAGGTCAGGAACAAACAGTAGCTGAAAAGCAAGGTGATGTTTTCACTGTTGATGCGGCTGCATCTAAAGTAAACTGGAAAGCTTTCCACAAAGGAGGTTTTGCTCCACGTTGGGGAACTTTAGCAATTTCTACGGGAGAATTATCTGTTGCGGATAATCAATTGGCATCTGGTGAATTTGTAATCGATATGAAGTCGATCAAAGTAGATCCTGCTTCTGTAACTGAGAAAGACAAAAAATATACAGATCTTGAAGGTCACCTTAAAAATGCTGACTTCTTCGACGTAGAAAAACACCCGACTGCTGATTTCAAAATCACTAAAGTTGAAGATCTTGCTGCAGGTGCTCAAAACGCTGTAGAAGGTGCTAACAAAACGGTAAGCGGAAACCTAACTTTATTAGGTAAAACAATGAATGTAACTTTCCCTGCAAAAGTAGAAATCGTAGATAAATCTGCTACTTTGAAAGCTCAATTCACTGTAAACCGTGCTGACTGGGGAATCAAATTCGGAACTGACGAAACTGATCCAGCTGAATGGATGATCAGCAAAGATATCGAAATCGGTATCGATGTAAAAGCTGCTCAAAAATAA
- a CDS encoding DUF2314 domain-containing protein has protein sequence MENNSFIFTDGRDPKMIEAYKKAQETFKYFWREQSWEYRRIIPGLNLACVKASFSEVNSDGDKIVEHMWMNDINFDGDTVSGYLINEPNDLTTIQPGDYFEIPLNEISDWLFAITPMQKKAKGLSKLFSSSSEPIPKAYGGFTIQKMRGDMSESERRDHDDAWQLDFGDFNEIEVVNEQKEKPENLIEHPMSKNMKEDFVKFLKEYPNELTHIDENGFTLLHRETIAGNLSSVEVLLEAGADKNLKTNKGKSALDYAKQLNWEHLIPIFEKN, from the coding sequence ATGGAAAATAATTCGTTTATTTTTACGGACGGAAGAGACCCCAAAATGATTGAAGCGTATAAAAAAGCGCAGGAAACTTTTAAATATTTCTGGCGAGAGCAATCTTGGGAATACAGAAGAATCATTCCTGGATTAAATCTTGCCTGTGTAAAAGCTTCTTTCTCTGAAGTAAATTCTGATGGAGACAAAATCGTAGAACATATGTGGATGAATGACATCAACTTTGATGGCGACACAGTTAGCGGATATCTCATCAACGAACCCAATGATTTGACCACAATACAACCCGGAGATTATTTTGAAATCCCGTTAAACGAAATCAGTGACTGGCTTTTTGCCATTACTCCGATGCAGAAAAAAGCTAAAGGACTTTCAAAATTATTTTCTTCATCTTCAGAGCCTATTCCTAAAGCTTATGGTGGATTTACCATTCAGAAAATGCGTGGAGATATGTCTGAATCTGAAAGAAGAGATCATGATGATGCGTGGCAACTTGATTTTGGAGATTTTAATGAGATTGAAGTCGTTAATGAGCAAAAAGAAAAGCCTGAAAACCTCATCGAACATCCGATGAGCAAAAATATGAAAGAAGATTTTGTAAAATTTCTTAAAGAATATCCAAACGAACTGACCCATATTGATGAAAACGGGTTTACACTCCTTCATCGAGAAACGATTGCCGGAAATTTAAGTTCTGTAGAAGTACTGCTCGAAGCCGGAGCAGATAAAAATCTAAAAACAAATAAAGGAAAATCTGCTTTAGATTATGCAAAACAACTAAATTGGGAGCATTTAATTCCTATTTTTGAAAAAAACTAA
- a CDS encoding ClbS/DfsB family four-helix bundle protein yields the protein MAIPSNKEELIIAIESNYKKLKAEIDSVPKDLSDVKTLEGHSKGTEMSVKNLLSYLIGWGELVLKWNSKKELNEIVDLPETGYKWNELGKLAKKFYQDYENEDFCELKLKLDSTVEKILVLINSKSNVQLYGINWYEKYTLGRMIQFNTSSPYANARLRLRKWKKEQGFE from the coding sequence ATGGCAATTCCGTCCAACAAAGAAGAATTAATCATTGCGATTGAATCGAATTATAAAAAGCTGAAGGCAGAAATCGATTCGGTTCCTAAAGACTTGAGTGATGTAAAAACTTTGGAAGGTCATTCAAAAGGAACCGAAATGTCAGTGAAAAATCTTCTTTCTTATCTGATTGGTTGGGGCGAATTGGTTTTAAAATGGAATTCAAAAAAAGAATTGAATGAAATAGTAGATCTTCCCGAAACAGGATACAAATGGAATGAACTAGGAAAACTTGCAAAGAAATTCTATCAAGATTACGAAAATGAAGATTTCTGTGAATTGAAATTAAAACTTGATTCTACTGTAGAAAAAATTTTAGTTCTCATCAATTCAAAATCGAATGTCCAACTTTATGGAATCAATTGGTATGAAAAATATACTTTAGGAAGAATGATTCAGTTTAATACCTCTTCGCCTTATGCTAATGCAAGATTGAGATTGAGGAAATGGAAAAAAGAACAAGGTTTTGAGTAA
- a CDS encoding RrF2 family transcriptional regulator: MLSKKSQYAFKALSYLVEKRNEGPILISEIAENKKIPLKFLENILLELKKADILDSKKGKGGGYFFKENPQNVNLAKIIRLVNGPIAMLPCVSLNFYEKCADCNEDHCSLHDVLIEVRDASLKILEKKTLLDLID; the protein is encoded by the coding sequence ATGCTGTCAAAAAAATCTCAATATGCTTTTAAGGCGCTTTCATATCTTGTAGAAAAGAGAAATGAAGGCCCGATTCTTATTTCTGAAATTGCAGAAAACAAGAAAATTCCGTTGAAATTTCTTGAAAACATTTTGCTTGAACTAAAAAAAGCGGACATCCTCGATAGTAAAAAGGGAAAAGGAGGCGGATATTTTTTTAAAGAAAATCCTCAAAATGTAAATTTGGCGAAAATCATTCGTTTGGTGAATGGTCCTATTGCTATGCTTCCTTGTGTAAGTCTTAATTTTTATGAAAAATGTGCTGATTGTAACGAAGATCACTGCAGTTTACATGATGTTTTAATTGAAGTAAGAGATGCTTCACTTAAAATTTTAGAGAAAAAAACTCTTTTAGATTTAATAGATTAA